In Cicer arietinum cultivar CDC Frontier isolate Library 1 chromosome 7, Cicar.CDCFrontier_v2.0, whole genome shotgun sequence, the genomic window GCAGCAATTTGTTTTCCTTGTCCCAACCCTATTTTCATTGAGAAAATTAGCCAttgagaaatatatatatacaatgaGAACTAGCATGccttataaataatatatatatgtataatatttgtcattgagAAATTAGTCAAAGTAGagataagaaagaaaaaaaacagccAAATAATTAATTGCATTTAGCCTACCAAATGTAGTGAAATCCTAATAATAATTCAAACAATAGCAAAATGTTAATCACTCAACCTAATCATTCTTCATCCCCACCAATGATTATGGAAGATTTTGGGGTTCAAAAGAAATTCGCAAGGATTATATGATTAGAAAAGTTTAAgcaataaaatcataaattaaataactgaTTTTTATATAAAGATTCATTAGACAATGATTTTCTTCTAAAATTTGATGTAATTCTTTGAAACACATTTTTTAAGATAATCTTACTGATAttaggggtgttcaaaaaaatcaaaaattgaaccaaactgtcaaaccgaaccgaactggttttgaaCTGAACTGGTTTAAGAACCGAAttgttttcgaactgattttgtAAAACTAAAACTGAACTGAATtggtttttcaattcaaaaaaccgaactgaaccggtttttatttcaaaaaatttgaaccgaattttttttagaagtaattagggataattatataaattttggcctatatgaacaaaaaaattaagttaaatcggttcggttcaaaataataaaccgGTGCACCACTTTTATAAATCGGTTCAGTTCGGTTCTTTGAACTGAAAACTGGTTCAGTTCAGTTTTTCCAAATTGAAAACcaatttgattcaattttcaaacggtTCTAGTTCAGAACTGAACTTTGTCCACCCCTAATTGatataatatgaaataaaatataatcattttatttaaatatcagTGGTTGATTTGAATAGCGTAAAACTAtatctaaaaaaatcaaaaaaaaaatttgattttaattaaattgttaaatctattaaactattaatttattttttacatcttAGGAAACTcacaattaaaatttaggttaaaGATATGAggaattgattaatttttctcatgatttatatttttttaaaagctcCGCCACAACACATATTCATTCAACAAATTTGCATAACATTAATTTTGCTGAATGATAAATCCGTCAAAAATATGTTGAATACTAAAAAGGCACCTCTTACTAgaccaaaaaataaaaccacCTCTTACTACTAGTCTCGAAAAAAAAAAGGCACCCCATCAAAACTAGGTTAGTCAAATTacaaatcattttataaaattttgtttggggtCAGACACCAAAAGATTTATATGATTTGATCGTACCAAGTCATGTAATCTAAAAATTTCATGGTCTTCCATGGTTAGATAGATCAAAAACATTAATGAAAGAGAGGTGTTGAATCATAGTCACAGTTTTcatatttgattttgttgaGAATTGCATTCAAATTGCATTTGTGTTGCAGTCGTAGCGAAACAACTCCACATGGTCATTTACAGAAAAAGACTCAGTCTTATGAAcacaataaaaataagagaaCATTAATGACAATTAAAACTAAGAATGCATCAATGAATTTTATAGGATCTGAATTTCTCCCAAAAGTATAGGATGGAATAACCCCATATTTCAAAATTCATCTCTTTAAAAATTCATGATTGATAAATTTAtctagaaataaaaaagaaacaccTCAACATCCCATCACAACACAGTTATACACAAAGCAACCTAATTGAATTATAACAAGAGAGTTTCATTGTGATGTGCCTTCATCTACGACCCAAGCATTAACTTTTGTCACTGTTTCACCATGAATACTAGGACTGCCTATGACTACTAGCTTATCTCCGCATGCTCGAAACGCTACTCCCCATCCATTTACTGAGGTTACTCGCTCAAGAAGTCTTCCAATAGTAACCCatgaatttatgtttttaacatACCTTTTTACTTCTTGACTTGCATAATCAGCAACATACAATACATTGTTTACAACTGCAACCAGAGGAGGTGCCTCACCATTTGTTGGTGTCTCAATCACACCATCTCCTCCATGTCGCGAAGGGCACATGTTAGGTATTTTCCGCCATTTTCTTGTCTTCAAATCAAACTCCTCACCACATGTTAGTTGTGTTGTTTTGTCAACTCCAACCCCACCAAGAACATAAAATTTGTCATCCATAAATACACTAGACCATATTTTCCTGGCTGTATTAAGGTCTGGAAGAATCTCCCATGTTCCAATATCTGAGTTATAAAGCTCAGCAGAGCTCAAAATGTTGCCATATTGATCACAACCACCACCTAATATTGCAATTTCTTTGAGGCTAGCAGAACCAAATAATCACCTAGGAGTATtcattttcattccattcaaccaTGAATTTGTCAGAATGCTATATTTATAAATGGCAGGACCCATTATTTCCCTTCCAAACACAAGAAGCTTTGTACCAACGCCCAGTGACTCCTTGTCAGAAAGCATAAAGCATTCATTGGAATTCAATTTTGGCAAATGCATCAACCGACCATTATTAGGGTCAAAGGCCTCCCATTTAAAGACATCACAAGAAAAGTAAACTCATTGTTCTATTATGCCCATTGTTTTCCTAATATGACACAATTCTCCAGATCAGATGAGTGATTGAAAACTTCGATTCAATGCAGCAATTGATAAATAATCAGACCTGGATAAACGAACCAAACATTGGATTGAAGTATCACGATCAAGCTGATGAATAAGAAGATTCGAGTCACCTGTATGATTTTGGTCATTCTTGTTATTTTTCCCTTCTCTTTTCATGGGATCATTTGGAACTTCacttgaattttttgacatattttcTTCTATTTCCAGTAGAATCgtatgattttgaaaatttactaaaaaaccaaaatcaagaaaaataattgGACAATTTccatcaattaaatatttttaatgaatatatgaattaaaatacaTCTAGAACCACGTACTAAATCTTTTGGGATATAACATATTTACCCGTAAATCATATAAATTGATTTGTGCATCCAACCACTTATACTAATTCATCAAGAACAAGAGTAAAAATTGAAATAGCAATCACAAACAAGatatattatcattaaaatgcatATGTTCCTAATTAGATGGTTAATTGTGACCTAGAATAAGAGTTCAAATAGAAAAATTGGGAATTTTACCGcataaacaaaattcaataaaacaATGATGACATGCATACTCAAATTCAAGGATCAAAACATCTACAATGTTATCATCTtgggaaaattttaaaatagagaaatagtatataaaaaaaattacaaacagATAAATCGCAGAAACAACTTACAAATTCAGAATAAATAATTACGATATTAAATCGAGTATTTTTCAATTTGGTGCACTTATGGTTCTCTCTTACTCACACCTACAACTACTCTATTATCTGCGAGTGAAGATTCTATGACACTAATTTTAGGTGTTATGCTAATTGTGTGAAGGCTTGTGGTGTCTGCGTCAATAGTATTGTTTATTTGTagcaacaataataataataataataataataataataataataataataataataataataataataataataataataataataataataataataataataataataaacaatcaaatataattattattattattgaaaaaaaaagacatttgaGTCTTCTGTAGCTATTATTTAACTCACTCTTTGGGATTGTAATCCTGAATGCACTCCAACAACCAATGAGATTACTTACAAATGTGAATTTGTTATACTTCTAAattgttcttttctttttttaactttttttttctctctctctttctttctttccacAATAACTCCAactttaaaaacttatttaatattatgtgtctttctcttttcttctatattgtttaaaaaaatgtgGTCTTATTTGGGACCTAAAAAAACTGTGAGATctaatttaacttatttttagtTTAGAAAAAAATACCAAGACAAGTTAATCTGTACTTCAACAATCTTCCCAAAAGGTGAAGTAAATCTTTAACAAGAAcgtttatctaaaaaaataaaaaactttaacAAGAATTATAAATGGACAATTTGGTCCGcgacaataaataaaaataataattggtttttataataaaaggtCTCAAAAAAATGTCTTGTTAAATaaatcttctaattttttatttgtcttcTTTAGCCTTCAAATCACTACTATCTATTGTAGCTATGAACCAGATaacacatatttaatatttttggtgcattgttgtttgttgttacaatttatttttggaaATGTTACAAAACTTTTTGAGGATGGTCGAGTATtgtagattttttaaaaatgttcaacgttaaaatatttttttaagagaaatgttaaacttaat contains:
- the LOC101513734 gene encoding F-box/kelch-repeat protein SKIP11 encodes the protein MSKNSSEVPNDPMKREGKNNKNDQNHTGDSNLLIHQLDRDTSIQCLVRLSSLKEIAILGGGCDQYGNILSSAELYNSDIGTWEILPDLNTARKIWSSVFMDDKFYVLGGVGVDKTTQLTCGEEFDLKTRKWRKIPNMCPSRHGGDGVIETPTNGEAPPLVAVVNNVLYVADYASQEVKRYVKNINSWVTIGRLLERVTSVNGWGVAFRACGDKLVVIGSPSIHGETVTKVNAWVVDEGTSQ